The Apostichopus japonicus isolate 1M-3 chromosome 20, ASM3797524v1, whole genome shotgun sequence genome contains a region encoding:
- the LOC139961517 gene encoding cytochrome P450 2D4-like, giving the protein MFASLASSNIVTCIVGMTTFWLLLGLFTRFRRRTPPGPWGFPLLGCLPHLIFTKKSIRTVFQNWYLKYGPIYNLKLGTANVVVLCDYRSVKEALVRPEFQDRARLDFLLDRAGAGVVLSNGRVWQEQRRFVHQHFRDFGIGKSSFEDAVATEAKCLTDALLKFDGQSVSIERLINNAVSNVIASVTFGRRFNYDDKSFQTVLEKFNENMEASMLRFGLSVFLPITKYLPFGGSSGIRENLRTYFNFHDDMTSEHKSKFDESNTRDMMDAYLNEIKKNRGNSLSDIFNDDNMSWTIADLFTAGTETTSTTLLWAFLFLLKNPEVEARIREDLDSVIGRNRLPRYSDRQNLPYVEAVLSECLRLGTTSGLSLPHVASCDSTLEGFEVPKGTLLVPNFHAVFTDNDKWERPHEFRPERFLDKEGNFIKREDFIPFGAGRRLCIGEQLARMELFIFLTYILQHMTFSIPEGTTPPPDRGIDGFTHKPRPYNVFVKKCSV; this is encoded by the exons ATGTTTGCGTCGCTAGCATCGTCCAATATTGTCACATGTATTGTTGGCATGACAACATTTTGGTTGTTGTTAGGTTTGTTTACGAGATTTAGACGGCGAACCCCGCCTGGACCGTGGGGATTTCCTTTACTCGGTTGTTTGCCTCATTTGATCTTTACCAAAAAGTCGATCCGCACAGTTTTTCAAAACTGGTATTTAAAATATGGCCCAATATACAATCTTAAGCTCGGCACCGCTAATGTCGTAGTTTTGTGTGACTACAGAAGTGTCAAAGAAGCTCTGGTGAGGCCAGAATTTCAGGACAGGGCTCGTTTAGACTTTCTATTGGACCGTGCTGGAGCTG GTGTTGTTCTATCCAATGGCCGTGTGTGGCAGGAGCAAAGAAGATTTGTTCACCAGCATTTTCGAGATTTCGGAATTGGCAAATCAAGTTTCGAGGATGCAGTTGCCACCGAAGCCAAATGTTTGACTGATGCCCTTCTGAAGTTTGATGGACAATCAGTTAGTATTGAACGCCTCATCAACAATGCGGTCTCCAATGTCATTGCGTCCGTTACGTTCGGGAGACGATTTAATTACGACGATAAAAGTTTCCAGACGGTCTTGGAAAAGTTCAACGAGAACATGGAAGCTTCGATGTTACGATTTGGTTTGTCCGTTTTCCTACCCATCACGAAGTATCTTCCATTTGGTGGCAGCAGTGGGATCCGAGAGAACTTAAGAACTTATTTCAACTTTCACGACGACATGACATCGGAACATAAATctaaatttgatgaaagtaaCACTAGGGATATGATGGATGCCTACTTGAATGAAATCAAGAAAAACCGAGGCAATAGCCTTTCTGATATCTTTAATGATGACAACATGTCGTGGACCATCGCAGACCTCTTCACGGCTGGTACCGAAACCACTTCCACGACCCTTCTATGGGCCTTCTTATTTCTTCTCAAGAACCCAGAGGTTGAGGCTAGGATCAGAGAGGACCTCGATAGCGTCATCGGCCGAAACCGACTTCCGAGGTACTCTGATCGACAAAACCTCCCTTACGTGGAAGCTGTTTTGTCAGAGTGTCTCCGTCTTGGAACTACTTCAGGCCTCAGTCTTCCTCATGTCGCATCGTGTGATTCAACTCTAGAAGGATTTGAAGTTCCGAAGGGAACGTTACTTGTTCCAAACTTCCACGCTGTATTTACTGATAATGATAAATGGGAACGACCTCATGAATTTCGACCTGAAAGATTCTTAGACAAAGAAGGCAATTTCATCAAACGTGAAGATTTCATTCCATTCGGTGCAG GTCGTCGACTGTGTATTGGTGAGCAGCTTGCAAGGATGGAACTCTTCATCTTCCTTACTTATATCCTGCAGCACATGACTTTCTCGATTCCTGAAGGGACGACTCCACCTCCAGACCGAGGAATTGATGGATTCACACATAAGCCACGCCCTTACAATGTCTTTGTAAAGAAATGTTCCGTATAA